The window TTATGGAGGATACTATTCATTTAGGATGGCGTGGATGGTTAGCATTAGATGAGGACTTACAAGCCTTTTTAAAAACTAACCCCTCTGTTCATTACGAAATAGATAATGACCGCTATTTAACAACAGATTGGCAAGAATATCACCCTTAATTACTTCATCATATTAAAATAGACAAAAAAACCTGAGACACACTACTAGCGTGTTTCAGGTTTTTTTGTCTATTTTATTTTCTTTATTTAAGACACTTAGTCAAAATTTGTAGTACATCATCGGCTGTTAGTGGCACATATGAACTAGTTGATAAGGCACTATGCTCAATCGCTTTTTCAGCCATCAAAGCTAATTTTTCCTCGCCAATCCCTACTTCAGGCAATGTCATTGGCACGCCCCATGCTTTGAACATGTTTTTTAACTCGTAAATCCCGGCTTTGGCTAACGCGTATTTGTCATCGATTACAGCTAATCCCATGACATTCACCGCAAACATCGCAAATTTATCAACGGTGTCTTCGTTCAACACATATTCCATCCAACGTGGTGTCACGATGGCTAACCCAATACCATGTGTGATATCATAATACGCACTTAATTCATGCTCAATTGCATGACACGTCCAAGCACCTGATTTCCCACGACCTGTTAGACCATTTAATGCTAGTGAACTGGCCCACATTAAGTTCGCTCTGGCTTCATAGTTAGTAGGTTCTTCTAGTGCGATTGGGGTGTATTGTTTCACCGTTCTCATTAAGCCTTCTGCTATACGATCTTGCACTTGCGCTCCTTTTGCTTTACTAAAGTAATTTTCAATCAAATGACTCATTATATCTGATGAACCTGCCATCGTTTGATACGCTGGGACACTGAATGTATTTTCTGGATCTAATATTGAAACTTTTGGAATCGTTAAAGGGCTATGAAAACTTAAT is drawn from Vagococcus xieshaowenii and contains these coding sequences:
- a CDS encoding iron-containing alcohol dehydrogenase encodes the protein MENFQFYAPTKVLFGREQVNQLPECLSTFGQNVLLVYGGGSIKKNGLYDKIQALLGADFNLFELAGVEPNPRIETVRKGVALCQEHEIDVILAVGGGSTIDCSKGIAAGTFYDGDPWDFTSNSSLVTKALPIVSILTLAATGSEMNGGSVLSDMSKNEKLSFHSPLTIPKVSILDPENTFSVPAYQTMAGSSDIMSHLIENYFSKAKGAQVQDRIAEGLMRTVKQYTPIALEEPTNYEARANLMWASSLALNGLTGRGKSGAWTCHAIEHELSAYYDITHGIGLAIVTPRWMEYVLNEDTVDKFAMFAVNVMGLAVIDDKYALAKAGIYELKNMFKAWGVPMTLPEVGIGEEKLALMAEKAIEHSALSTSSYVPLTADDVLQILTKCLK